One window from the genome of Eucalyptus grandis isolate ANBG69807.140 chromosome 7, ASM1654582v1, whole genome shotgun sequence encodes:
- the LOC120295921 gene encoding acetyl-CoA-benzylalcohol acetyltransferase-like encodes MPVNLREKINLAIPANSCGNLFAVTWVQSGQPTAGKIELEFDGMVNVIHDMIADAKTKYATVADGEELCSMVGDSLAEFVKILARGKDCPFGFSSWCRLGLCENDFGWGRPVLVSNTSSNFKSIFLIDDEETGGIDAWITTDEDEMILLKQDPEILKFTS; translated from the coding sequence ATGCCAGTTAACTTGCGCGAGAAGATCAATTTGGCGATACCCGCGAATTCTTGCGGCAATCTTTTTGCCGTCACGTGGGTGCAATCTGGTCAGCCAACGGCTGGAAAAATTGAGTTGGAGTTCGACGGAATGGTGAATGTGATACACGACATGATAGCGGATGCCAAAACGAAGTACGCAACAGTAGCAGATGGGGAGGAGTTATGCTCGATGGTGGGCGATTCTCTAGCcgaatttgtcaaaattttggCCAGAGGCAAAGATTGTCCGTTTGGTTTCAGTAGCTGGTGCCGGCTTGGGCTATGCGAGAATGATTTTGGGTGGGGAAGGCCAGTTCTCGTGAGCAACACATCGTCgaatttcaaatcgatttttcttATCGACGATGAAGAGACTGGAGGAATCGATGCATGGATAACCACCGACGAAGATGAGATGATTCTTCTTAAGCAAGATCCAGAAATTCTGAAATTCACTTCTTAG
- the LOC120295920 gene encoding acetyl-CoA-benzylalcohol acetyltransferase-like has protein sequence MKVEVRWKKFVKPSVPTPNNQRKLKLTSLDQLQMPIYIGVMFYYRDNVENPGVDISQRLLQMEESLSETLTLFYPMAGRYIEDDDCFIDCNDLGVELVYAKVDGQIVKLLHGDPDIDLLERLSKYPTNVVGNPLVVIQVNAFECSGLAISVRFTHKIGDMYTMAMFINSWATTCRGNVDAIVTPSFELSSLLPVKGLAVPNLSPRRIGNEELIMSRLRFNADALSKLKALGRCKGLDGQQFPAFKGGGRFGTTG, from the coding sequence ATGAAGGTGGAAGTACGATGGAAGAAGTTTGTCAAACCATCGGTGCCGACACCGAACAACCAGCGAAAATTGAAGTTAACATCACTGGATCAGCTTCAAATGCCAATTTACATAGGCGTTATGTTCTACTATAGAGATAACGTTGAGAACCCAGGAGTTGATATTTCTCAAAGGCTTCTCCAGATGGAGGAGTCACTTTCTGAAACCCTAACACTCTTTTATCCTATGGCAGGGAGATATATCGAGGATGATGATTGTTTTATTGATTGCAACGACCTTGGAGTTGAGTTGGTTTACGCCAAAGTGGATGGCCAGATTGTTAAGCTTCTCCATGGAGATCCCGACATTGATTTGCTTGAACGTTTGTCGAAGTACCCGACCAACGTAGTTGGCAATCCATTAGTTGTGATTCAAGTGAATGCATTTGAGTGTAGCGGATTAGCGATCAGCGTGCGCTTTACACACAAGATCGGCGACATGTACACTATGGCGATGTTCATTAATTCGTGGGCTACCACTTGCCGAGGTAATGTAGACGCGATAGTCACTCCGAGTTTCGAGTTGTCATCTCTACTCCCAGTGAAAGGGTTGGCGGTTCCGAATTTGAGTCCACGACGTATTGGCAACGAGGAACTCATCATGAGTAGGTTGAGGTTCAACGCCGATGCTTTATCGAAGCTGAAAGCCTTAGGACGATGCAAAGGACTCGATGGGCAACAATTCCCGGCCTTCAAGGGTGGAGGCCGTTTCGGCACTACTGGGTAG